Part of the Juglans regia cultivar Chandler chromosome 14, Walnut 2.0, whole genome shotgun sequence genome, TGCTCGAAGAGTCGGTGGCAGCCGGTTTGCACGGATTTTGTTCGGCCCTACATGCAACAAATtcggaagaaagagagagggttttctaaataaattaataattctaCTAATCTCTATTGTGTGCGGAGTGCAACAACGTTTTATTGCCTCTTTCCTTCCCTACCTTCTGCAGCTCAGTCCGGGAAACCTAATAATTTTCCTATTTTCTCTCTCCCCTCCTCCCTCCCTTCGAGCTCCCCAATCTCCAGCTCTTTCGATCCAACAAGAGAATGGGAGACTCGAAGAAGTCCACAGCCACTGGTGTTTGGCCCACCGTGAAGCCCTTTGTTAATGGTGGAACGTCTGGTATGCTCGCTACGTGCGTCATCCAACCCATCGATATGATCAAGGTGCGTCATGTTCTGTATAGATCAGTTTCCATGTTTCTATTCTCTATTTTTACAGACACCCATCAGAAAGTTATGATCTTTTTGTCCGCAAATTGGATTCTCTTATGGGTTTCAGATCTGTGATTCAATGGTCTTTTTTAATGgattctttcttctctcttcaaTGGCTTAGTACGTTTAAATGTGTCATAGCTTtgtgattttgtttgtttgtgtttgGATTTGTGTAGGTGAGGATTCAATTGGGTCAGGGATCAGCAGGCCAGGTGGCGAGGACTATGCTTAAGGAGGAGGGCTTTGGTGCCTTTTACAAGGTTTGGATCTATAAACCAATAAAAATCTGAACTTCCTGcttgcagaaaaaataaaaaagattaaattttcCATTATTTGAGTTGTTGATGTAGTTTTTAAAGACGCATGCTTTTTCTAGTACGTAATTTGGTTTTTGTCTTCACAAGATCTATATGAAAATATGGATGTCTATAATGATTTAGCGAAAAGCTTGAGTTTCTTATGTTGGTGTGTCATTTGACTGGAGTATGAATTGGTCATTAATTGATAATTATTAGCCTAATTGTTTAAGATGAGCTATAATAGAAGGTGGGGATTGTCTTACAGTATTAGCTGGTTGTTTGCATGGTCTGTAAATTGTGTAGGGTGTTTGCTTAATTGTCGATTCTTAAAGACTAGTATAGTAATAACAAAGGAGCAGAACGAAATCTGCTAATTAAAGCTTACATGGTCAGTGGTCCTGTACGACTCAAATTGAGGATATACAACATCTCCTGACAttccccccccccaaccccccaACCCACATGGAAAAACCACAAAGCTAAACCATTAAATAAATTCTTCGTTTGtctaattttattcttttgagcAGGGGCTGTCTGCTGGACTTCTCAGACAAGCGACGTATACCACAGCACGGCTTGGATCATTCAAGTAAGTGTTGATAACATCGACTGTTAAACCATCAATTCTTTTAGTGTTGAAAAACATTTCAGAGTTGTGCTTTTCTTTCTTGGAAAGCTTGGTCTTGTCAATCTGGATATTTACAAGTGGTTTCAACTGTTTTAATATACCTAAGTTGCATATTTAAACTCACTATGATTATGCTTGTAATGTATCAAAATGTTTTCCTTTGTTTCCCTTAGGATTTTGACGAACAAAGCAATTGAAGCCAATGATGGGAAGCCCCTACCACTTTATCAGAAAGCTTTGTGTGGGCTTACTGCTGGTGCTATTGGAGCAAGTATTGGCAGTCCAGCAGATCTAGCACTTATCCGTATGCAGGCTGATGCCACTTTGCCTGAAGCCCAGCGCCGACATTACAAAAATGCCTTCCATGCACTCTCTCGGATTGTGGCAGATGAGGGAGTTTTGGCACTCTGGAAAGGTGCAGGCCCTACTGTAGTGAGAGCAATGGCATTGAACATGGGAATGCTCGCTTCTTATGATCAAAGTGTTGAACTTTTCCGGGATTCCCTTGGTTTTGGTGAAGGTGCCACGGTGTTAGGTAAGATTCTTTGCAAGATTTCTAGCTATTTGTTGCCATTAGAAagtctaatattattattttacttaccAAAACGAAAGCATAATATTGATATTGGAATTTTTGTGTGTAATAGTATTGCGCACTACTTTAATGAATCGTTATCTTCAAGAggaatatatttgaaaaaagtgaaaatgggGGCCTCATATATTAGGGGGAGTTTTGCTCAACCTTCGGCATGATTTTTGGggtatgtttttcatttctctaCCCCACCCCTCCCAGCCGCCAGGGTACGCACTTACAACCAGGTACTTAAGTGACCTCTCATGTGCAAAGGATTTAGATGTTTGCTATGGATATTTTCTGAAACACAAGTTCTAACGTGACG contains:
- the LOC109001643 gene encoding mitochondrial dicarboxylate/tricarboxylate transporter DTC-like — its product is MGDSKKSTATGVWPTVKPFVNGGTSGMLATCVIQPIDMIKVRIQLGQGSAGQVARTMLKEEGFGAFYKGLSAGLLRQATYTTARLGSFKILTNKAIEANDGKPLPLYQKALCGLTAGAIGASIGSPADLALIRMQADATLPEAQRRHYKNAFHALSRIVADEGVLALWKGAGPTVVRAMALNMGMLASYDQSVELFRDSLGFGEGATVLGASTISGFFAAACSLPFDYVKTQIQKMQPDAEGKLPYSGSFDCTIKTLKSGGPLKFYTGFPVYCVRIAPHVMLTWIFLNNIQKVQKSVGL